GGTACGGCTCGGGGTGCGGCTTGGGATTGTCGACGTCGTCTCCGGCGACGACGATGTCGAACGCCTCGAAGTCGATCAGGTCGACGACGTTCAGCGCCATCCTGCGGAGGGACATCGTGACCAGCCCGGTGGGGATGCCGGCGTCCCTGAGCTCAGCGAGAAGCTCGCGCGCGCCCGGTCGGAACGGGACGCCCTGGGTGCGCAGCGACTCCTGCACCACATCGGTCAGATGAGCGACGATCGCCTCCGGCTCCATCGCGACGCCCGCGTTCTGCAGGATGATCGCGCTGTCGATGAGGCCGCTCCCCACCAGTTGCAGAGCATCTTCATGGGTCCACGACCCACCGAAGGACTCCACCAGCGACGTCTCCGCCGCCATCCAGTACGGCTCGGTGTCGACCAGTGTTCCATCCATGTCCCAGAGGACTGCGCGGGGCTTTCTGCTCACTGAACCCATGCTAGCCCGGTGCCGCCCACATCCCGCCGCCGCGGACTAGCCTGGAGGGATACGTCCTCGATCTCGAAGGGAGCCCATGATGGATGTTCTCGGTTCACGCATCGTCATCGCCGCCTTCGACGGCTGGAACGACGCGGGCGAAGCAGCCAGTGGCGCCGTCGAGGCGCTGCGTTCGTCGTCGGAGTACGAGCTCGTGCATTCCGTCGACCCCGAGCTGTATTTCGACTACCAGTACACGCGACCGTCGACGCAGATGGATGCGGAGGGGCGCCGACAGCTCAAGTGGCCGGAGGCCGGCCTCTGGCGGCCGCGCGACCCCGGCCCAGGTCCCGAGTTCTGGCTGCTCACCGGCGTGGAGCC
This genomic interval from Microbacterium sp. LWH11-1.2 contains the following:
- a CDS encoding HAD family phosphatase, whose protein sequence is MSRKPRAVLWDMDGTLVDTEPYWMAAETSLVESFGGSWTHEDALQLVGSGLIDSAIILQNAGVAMEPEAIVAHLTDVVQESLRTQGVPFRPGARELLAELRDAGIPTGLVTMSLRRMALNVVDLIDFEAFDIVVAGDDVDNPKPHPEPYLQAAALLDVDITEVVVIEDSPTGVRAGLASGAVTLGVPHIVPLDDLGAHELWPTLAGRGVSDLGDLFDAKSAMTEVTR